Proteins encoded by one window of Bacteroidia bacterium:
- a CDS encoding MotA/TolQ/ExbB proton channel family protein translates to MSILLQITQAVTDSATALQPAVKAEQSISFLDLVIKGGPIMIPLGLLSVAAVYIFFERYFTIRKSSNIDKNFINQIKDFVHTGNVDAAKALCRNTNHPVARMIEKGLLRLGKPIRDIESSIENVGKLEIYKLEKNLSFLGTIAGIAPMFGFLGTIFGVIKIFYQISLENSLQIDTISGGLYVKMITSAAGLLIGVAAYAGYHYLISLVDRAVNKMEINAVEFIDLLEEPVKK, encoded by the coding sequence ATGAGCATTTTATTGCAAATTACTCAAGCTGTTACAGATAGCGCCACTGCATTACAGCCTGCGGTGAAGGCCGAGCAATCCATTTCGTTTCTTGATTTGGTTATAAAGGGTGGACCTATAATGATTCCGTTAGGATTGTTGTCGGTTGCTGCTGTTTATATTTTTTTCGAACGATATTTTACGATTAGAAAATCGTCAAACATTGATAAAAATTTTATCAATCAGATAAAAGACTTTGTTCATACCGGTAATGTTGATGCAGCAAAAGCCTTGTGCAGAAACACAAATCATCCTGTGGCAAGAATGATTGAAAAAGGTTTGTTGCGTCTGGGTAAACCTATCCGTGATATAGAATCATCAATTGAAAATGTGGGCAAGCTCGAAATTTATAAACTTGAAAAGAACCTGAGTTTCTTAGGAACAATTGCAGGTATTGCACCAATGTTTGGTTTCCTTGGAACAATCTTCGGTGTAATCAAGATTTTTTATCAGATATCGTTAGAGAATAGTTTGCAGATAGACACCATTTCAGGAGGCTTGTATGTGAAAATGATTACCAGTGCAGCAGGTTTGTTAATTGGTGTTGCCGCTTATGCAGGTTATCATTATCTGATATCGTTAGTTGACCGCGCTGTTAATAAAATGGAGATAAACGCTGTTGAGTTTATTGACCTGCTCGAAGAGCCTGTAAAAAAATAA
- a CDS encoding DUF5689 domain-containing protein, producing MIKNIKITTAFAILAITLSTVSCVKKDDFDNAPTTNVDPDIITNATVSSVVTLANATGPVQITSDLTFSAVIVADDKSGNYYKEMIMQDSTAGISILLDQPSYFTSLFIGRRVFVKAKGLYIQSVNGTPKMGILNAGAVDAIPAAEIGNYLVGGKWGLTVVPAKRKLNALTDADLNTLVQFDSVAFASAEVGLPFGDAANKSTVNRNIQDCFGNSLIVRTSGYANFATTLIPCKGGSITAIYQKYNATPQVFLRDMNDVPANIERCDGVVCTPVYVSIDSIRTLFASGTTTVPGGFHIKATVISDYTTSALDTRNVIVQDATGGICLRYSTAPNFSMNSQYDFNVGGLTLAEFNGWLQINNMAGGLSITGLAPITPTVIDLATATADFEQYESMLIKVNSVTINNGTSTNYGANGGSLTISDGSTPNTVVLYCRSAATFASSPTPTTPVSITGILTQFSTTKQFQIRNLGDIQ from the coding sequence ATGATAAAGAATATAAAAATCACAACAGCATTTGCAATTCTTGCAATTACTTTAAGTACTGTTTCCTGCGTTAAAAAGGATGATTTTGACAATGCACCTACTACTAATGTTGATCCGGATATTATTACCAATGCAACAGTATCAAGTGTTGTAACCTTAGCTAATGCAACCGGGCCGGTTCAGATAACTTCTGATTTAACTTTCTCTGCTGTTATAGTGGCAGATGATAAATCTGGTAATTATTATAAGGAGATGATTATGCAGGATTCGACAGCAGGTATCAGTATATTACTTGATCAACCGTCATATTTTACATCTCTGTTTATTGGAAGAAGAGTTTTTGTTAAAGCAAAAGGCTTGTATATCCAATCCGTAAATGGTACTCCTAAAATGGGTATCTTAAATGCCGGTGCAGTGGATGCAATTCCTGCTGCTGAAATCGGGAACTATCTTGTAGGCGGTAAATGGGGATTAACTGTTGTTCCGGCAAAAAGAAAGCTAAATGCATTAACAGATGCCGACTTAAATACACTTGTTCAGTTTGATAGCGTTGCATTTGCATCAGCAGAAGTTGGTTTGCCATTTGGCGATGCTGCAAATAAGTCAACTGTTAACCGAAATATTCAGGACTGTTTTGGAAATTCATTAATTGTGAGAACAAGTGGCTATGCCAATTTTGCAACTACTCTTATTCCATGCAAAGGTGGTTCAATAACTGCAATTTATCAGAAGTATAATGCAACTCCTCAGGTATTTCTTCGTGATATGAATGATGTGCCTGCAAATATTGAGCGCTGCGATGGTGTTGTTTGCACCCCGGTTTATGTTTCGATTGACAGCATAAGAACATTGTTTGCATCCGGTACAACAACAGTTCCCGGAGGTTTTCATATTAAGGCAACAGTGATTTCTGATTATACTACTTCTGCTCTTGATACAAGAAATGTTATTGTACAAGATGCAACAGGTGGAATCTGCCTGCGTTATAGCACTGCACCAAACTTTTCAATGAACTCTCAGTATGATTTTAATGTTGGCGGACTTACATTAGCTGAGTTTAACGGATGGCTGCAGATAAATAATATGGCCGGAGGTCTTTCGATAACAGGGTTAGCACCAATCACACCAACTGTTATTGATTTGGCAACTGCAACTGCAGATTTTGAGCAGTATGAATCAATGCTTATAAAAGTAAATAGTGTTACCATCAATAATGGAACATCAACTAATTATGGCGCCAATGGAGGCAGCCTTACTATTTCTGATGGCAGCACACCAAATACAGTAGTGCTCTATTGTCGCAGTGCTGCAACCTTTGCATCATCTCCAACACCAACAACACCGGTTAGTATTACAGGAATCCTGACTCAATTTAGTACTACCAAACAATTTCAGATTAGAAATTTAGGTGATATTCAATAA
- a CDS encoding NADP-dependent isocitrate dehydrogenase — MEKIKVLNPVVELDGDEMTRVIWKFIKDKLILPYLDIDIKYYDLGMEHRDATDDKVTVEAAEAIKKYNVGIKCATITPDEARVKEFSLKQMWKSPNGTIRNILDGTVFREPIVCKNIPRLVPNWTAPICIGRHAFGDQYRATDFLTKGKGKLTIKFEGEDGTIEHEVFNFKGNGVALAMYNTDESIRGFAQSCFNVALQKGWPLYLSTKNTILKKYDGRFKDIFQEVYEKEFKPKFEAKTITYEHRLIDDMVASALKWNGNFVWACKNYDGDVQSDTVAQGFGSLGLMTSTLITPDGKTMEAEAAHGTVTRHFREHQKGKPTSTNPIASIFAWTRGLDFRGKLDNNAALINFARALEEVCVETVENGKMTKDLAVCIYGNETKPEHYLHTEDFLSVIDTNLKKKLQK, encoded by the coding sequence ATGGAGAAAATTAAAGTATTAAATCCTGTAGTTGAATTGGATGGCGATGAGATGACAAGAGTAATCTGGAAGTTTATTAAAGATAAACTCATACTACCCTACCTAGACATTGACATTAAATATTACGACCTTGGCATGGAACATCGCGATGCTACTGATGATAAAGTAACAGTAGAAGCTGCTGAGGCAATTAAAAAATATAATGTAGGAATAAAATGTGCCACTATTACACCCGATGAAGCACGTGTTAAAGAATTTAGTCTGAAACAAATGTGGAAATCGCCTAATGGCACTATCAGAAACATTCTTGACGGGACTGTTTTTCGTGAGCCAATAGTTTGTAAAAATATTCCACGCTTGGTGCCAAACTGGACAGCGCCAATCTGCATTGGTCGTCATGCATTTGGTGATCAGTACCGCGCAACAGATTTTCTGACAAAAGGCAAAGGCAAACTCACCATCAAGTTTGAAGGTGAAGATGGCACTATCGAACATGAAGTATTTAACTTCAAAGGCAATGGCGTTGCACTTGCAATGTATAATACAGATGAATCCATTAGAGGTTTTGCACAATCGTGTTTTAATGTGGCACTACAAAAAGGATGGCCATTATATCTTTCAACAAAAAATACCATTCTTAAAAAATATGATGGAAGATTTAAAGATATATTTCAAGAAGTATATGAGAAGGAATTTAAACCTAAGTTTGAAGCAAAAACTATCACCTATGAACATCGTTTGATTGACGATATGGTTGCCAGTGCTTTAAAATGGAATGGCAATTTTGTTTGGGCATGTAAAAATTATGATGGAGATGTGCAGAGCGATACAGTGGCACAAGGATTTGGCTCACTTGGCCTGATGACATCAACATTGATTACACCAGATGGAAAAACCATGGAGGCAGAAGCCGCACATGGAACTGTAACACGCCACTTCCGCGAACATCAGAAAGGAAAACCTACATCTACAAATCCCATAGCTTCAATATTTGCCTGGACTAGAGGACTTGATTTCAGAGGTAAATTAGATAACAATGCTGCACTAATAAATTTTGCCAGAGCATTAGAAGAAGTTTGTGTGGAAACCGTAGAAAACGGCAAGATGACTAAAGACCTTGCAGTATGTATTTATGGTAATGAAACAAAGCCGGAACATTATCTGCATACTGAAGATTTTCTTTCCGT
- a CDS encoding carboxypeptidase regulatory-like domain-containing protein — protein sequence MKLFSTVSFFLTLLILPFLSSAQSGVLKGVILNENSVPMAGEVVVLNGTNFQSITDKDGAFTISGVTYGTYSLSVQDVAYSGFKQEVVVNAETVDVGTVKLVYSPGTATTEADIPVVTLDDDELQSNSAQSSVSSVLGASRDAFTSAANFNFSVARFKTRGYDTENFPTLMNGIAEEDLTNGRTAFSSWSGLNDVLRSRESTSGLNPSTYSFGGIGGSYSIDSRAGRQRKQIQATYSLSNRTYDNRFMLTYGSGFNKKGWAYSASISKRWAKEGFIKGTYYDGFAYYLGVSKVVNKHEFDFTILGSQYESARSSSNTKEVYDIAGDHYYNSNWGYQNGEIRNANIGRSHQPVFTLNHEYKISNNTTWFSALSYTTGKRESTALNWFAADPRPTYYRNLPSWQTDSAAAAQVYNTLKANPDLLQINWDNMLLANDQNFQTVNNADGVAGSAVSGKQALYLIENRVIQTSRLNFNTTFNTILNDNITTSTGLSFQKQTSRFYKEAEDLLGAEFFVDIDKFANQDFQDEQLSQSDLNHPNRIVREGDRFGYDYEAHITHAQAWTQAVAKYNKIDIFGAIQAAYTSIYREGNYKNGLFPDDSYGKSKTYVFPDIGVKAGATYKVNGRNYVFANAGYLTRAPFFNNMYLSPRSRNTSVADITSEKITSVEGGYLHIAPKIKGKLKLYYTNFRDGIENRSYYLQGFGTNSYVNYTLTGIEKVHTGTEISVDANLGMGLSAMAVASIGQYYYSSRPTATITVDNTNTVQSSGEVVYMKNLHVDNTPQNAFTVGLNYRSKKFWYVGVNANCFSNSYVEASPARRTGDIIDGVDENSQAWEKILGQERYDSQMTLDLSAGWSIKMNNHIKALKRNTFFLINLNINNLLDNKDIITNGYEQGRLDKSAVLSGRPDVFASKYSYAFGRTYMISFILRMN from the coding sequence ATGAAGCTATTTTCTACAGTCAGTTTTTTCCTGACTTTATTGATTCTTCCTTTTCTTTCCTCTGCCCAGTCAGGAGTTTTAAAGGGGGTTATTTTAAATGAGAACAGTGTCCCGATGGCAGGCGAGGTGGTTGTGCTCAACGGCACTAACTTTCAATCAATCACAGACAAAGACGGAGCATTTACTATAAGTGGTGTTACTTATGGCACCTACTCTCTTTCTGTGCAGGATGTTGCATACAGCGGTTTTAAACAAGAAGTAGTTGTGAACGCTGAGACTGTTGATGTAGGCACTGTGAAATTGGTTTACAGTCCCGGAACAGCTACAACAGAGGCCGACATTCCTGTTGTAACGCTTGACGATGATGAATTACAATCTAACTCTGCACAGTCAAGTGTTTCCAGTGTTTTAGGAGCATCTCGTGATGCCTTTACATCGGCTGCTAATTTTAATTTCAGTGTTGCACGATTCAAAACCCGTGGTTATGACACAGAAAACTTCCCTACATTAATGAACGGCATTGCTGAAGAAGACTTAACCAATGGCCGTACTGCATTTTCAAGTTGGTCGGGTTTGAATGATGTTCTCAGGTCAAGAGAATCAACTTCAGGATTAAATCCTTCAACTTATTCTTTTGGAGGTATTGGAGGTTCATATAGTATTGACTCTCGTGCCGGAAGACAACGTAAGCAGATACAGGCTACATATTCATTAAGCAACAGAACCTATGACAATCGTTTTATGTTGACCTATGGAAGTGGATTTAACAAAAAAGGATGGGCTTATTCAGCTTCTATTTCTAAAAGATGGGCTAAAGAAGGTTTTATCAAAGGAACCTATTATGACGGTTTTGCTTATTATTTAGGTGTTTCAAAAGTTGTCAATAAACATGAGTTTGATTTTACAATCTTAGGCAGTCAATATGAAAGTGCACGCTCATCATCTAATACTAAAGAAGTTTATGATATAGCAGGTGATCATTATTATAATTCAAACTGGGGGTATCAGAATGGCGAAATACGGAATGCTAATATTGGACGCAGTCATCAGCCTGTGTTTACGTTAAATCATGAGTATAAAATTAGTAATAATACAACCTGGTTTTCTGCCTTATCATATACAACGGGCAAACGTGAATCTACTGCATTGAATTGGTTTGCTGCTGACCCTCGTCCAACATACTACAGAAATTTGCCATCATGGCAAACAGATTCTGCAGCAGCAGCACAGGTTTATAATACACTGAAAGCAAATCCTGATTTATTACAAATCAACTGGGATAATATGTTACTTGCCAACGATCAAAATTTTCAAACAGTAAATAATGCCGATGGTGTTGCAGGTTCAGCAGTTAGTGGTAAGCAAGCATTATATTTAATCGAGAATCGTGTAATTCAAACAAGCCGATTGAATTTTAATACTACATTTAATACTATTTTAAATGATAACATTACTACAAGTACAGGGTTATCTTTCCAGAAACAAACTTCGCGCTTTTATAAAGAAGCAGAAGATTTATTAGGTGCAGAGTTTTTTGTTGATATTGATAAATTCGCTAATCAGGATTTTCAGGATGAGCAATTAAGTCAGAGCGATTTAAATCACCCAAACAGAATAGTTCGTGAAGGTGACCGCTTTGGTTATGACTACGAGGCACACATTACTCATGCACAGGCATGGACACAAGCTGTTGCCAAATACAATAAAATAGATATATTCGGTGCTATTCAGGCTGCTTATACTTCTATTTATAGGGAAGGTAACTATAAGAATGGATTGTTCCCGGACGACTCTTATGGTAAATCAAAAACTTACGTGTTTCCTGATATTGGTGTGAAAGCAGGTGCTACTTATAAAGTAAATGGCCGCAATTATGTTTTTGCAAATGCAGGTTATCTGACAAGAGCACCTTTCTTCAATAACATGTACTTGTCACCACGCTCAAGAAATACATCGGTAGCAGATATCACAAGTGAAAAGATTACATCTGTAGAAGGTGGTTATTTGCATATTGCCCCAAAGATTAAAGGTAAACTTAAATTATACTATACCAATTTCAGAGATGGTATTGAAAACCGCTCCTATTATCTGCAAGGATTTGGTACTAACAGTTATGTGAACTACACATTAACTGGAATTGAAAAAGTACATACAGGAACAGAAATTTCTGTTGATGCTAATCTGGGAATGGGTCTTTCTGCAATGGCAGTAGCTTCAATTGGGCAGTATTATTATAGCTCACGACCTACGGCAACTATAACAGTAGATAATACCAACACTGTTCAATCATCAGGCGAAGTGGTGTATATGAAAAACCTTCATGTTGACAACACACCTCAAAATGCATTTACAGTAGGATTGAACTACCGTTCAAAAAAATTCTGGTATGTTGGTGTTAATGCCAATTGTTTCTCTAATTCTTATGTAGAAGCAAGCCCGGCAAGACGCACCGGTGACATCATTGATGGTGTAGATGAAAACAGTCAGGCATGGGAAAAAATATTGGGACAGGAGCGTTACGATTCACAAATGACTCTCGATTTGAGTGCAGGATGGTCAATTAAAATGAACAACCATATCAAAGCTTTAAAGAGAAATACCTTCTTCCTAATTAACCTTAACATCAATAACCTGCTCGATAATAAAGACATTATCACAAATGGATATGAACAAGGCAGACTGGATAAATCTGCTGTTCTTTCAGGAAGACCTGATGTATTTGCTTCAAAATACAGTTATGCTTTTGGCAGAACGTATATGATCAGCTTTATTTTAAGAATGAATTAA
- a CDS encoding biopolymer transporter ExbD, translating into MTGEVFVGSLNDIMFFLLLFFLITSTMATPNVLKLLLPNAKTSKPAVKHPVTISVTADMQYAVNNQVVAFDQLESSILTQLQGQEDPTAILKVDKSVQVQGLVDLLDIGARNKIKMVLATNTVK; encoded by the coding sequence ATGACCGGGGAAGTCTTTGTTGGCTCCCTCAATGATATTATGTTTTTCCTTTTATTATTTTTCCTGATTACGTCAACAATGGCAACACCAAACGTTTTGAAACTGTTGTTGCCGAATGCAAAAACCAGCAAGCCTGCGGTAAAGCATCCGGTGACAATTTCAGTTACTGCCGATATGCAATATGCAGTGAACAATCAGGTCGTTGCGTTTGATCAGCTGGAAAGCTCTATTCTTACTCAATTGCAAGGTCAGGAAGATCCAACAGCAATTTTGAAAGTTGATAAAAGTGTTCAGGTACAAGGGTTAGTTGACTTGCTTGACATTGGTGCCCGCAATAAAATAAAAATGGTGCTTGCTACCAACACAGTGAAGTAA
- a CDS encoding phospholipase D-like domain-containing protein: protein MKPLISIVFFVLLLQNGFAQLVSIATARTSPTGTQVTVTGVCVNGQELGNIRYINDGTGSVAVFSTQLNTTVRGDAIMVTGVLSDYFGLLEITNLTSFQNMGGGNNLPAPIVTTPLLLDESTESHLVRIDGVVFNNGGGTFVGNANYAFTSNGESGQVRVAANTNLVGQPIPSGAVSLIAVCSQYQAVYQLLPRDQNDIFISSTFYMTSPPVQQNINTAGFDVNWTTNLPASSFIEYGLTPALELGILNGTSGSANHTVTLSGASPSQVYYVKAFSVNGNDTATATVKIYITASLSSGDMKVYFNKAVNNSYAWTPANNAIQLPGAFQDTIAAYINRSQMSVDIAIYNFENSGTSQIVQAINDADNRGVAVRIIYDGGNANSGLALLNPTINMLPSPTTPPGYYSIMHNKFVVIDAKSSDANNPIVISGSTNFTNAQLNNDANNLLIVQDKSLAIGYTMEFEEMWGSNVLQPNSANSKFGPDKKDNTPHEYNIGGNRVESYFSPSDNVNNQIMTTVESADQQMQFALLVFTRFDVAYVAEDRILNHGVDAYGIVDDTGSGGGQAYSILNAVMGSKLMLYNHSTQTGLLHHKYLIVDQNNPSSDPLVLTGSHNWSTTANQKNDENTLIIHNRNIANQYYQEFVRRFTDNGGVLGLNESEQGMTVTLYPNPASENLFISLSHTHENNYQFELFDVAGKKVMQMKLQEGNSGMISLGRLNKGIYFYKVRGEKVMNSGKLIIN from the coding sequence ATGAAGCCTCTAATTAGTATTGTTTTTTTTGTTCTACTGTTGCAGAATGGTTTTGCACAGTTAGTTTCCATTGCTACAGCTCGAACTTCGCCCACAGGCACTCAAGTAACGGTTACGGGTGTTTGTGTCAATGGGCAGGAGTTAGGAAATATTCGGTACATCAATGATGGAACAGGAAGTGTTGCTGTGTTCAGTACACAGCTAAATACAACTGTTCGTGGCGATGCCATTATGGTTACAGGAGTACTTTCAGATTATTTTGGATTACTTGAAATTACTAATCTAACATCTTTTCAGAATATGGGTGGTGGCAATAACTTGCCTGCACCAATTGTGACAACGCCATTGCTGCTCGATGAAAGTACAGAAAGTCATTTAGTGCGAATTGATGGTGTTGTGTTTAACAATGGCGGTGGAACTTTTGTTGGTAATGCTAACTATGCTTTTACTTCCAATGGCGAAAGTGGTCAGGTTCGTGTTGCAGCCAATACCAATCTTGTAGGTCAGCCTATTCCTTCCGGTGCTGTTAGCCTCATTGCAGTCTGCAGTCAGTATCAAGCGGTGTATCAACTACTGCCCCGCGATCAAAACGATATTTTTATTTCATCAACTTTTTACATGACCTCACCGCCTGTTCAGCAAAATATCAACACAGCAGGTTTTGATGTCAACTGGACTACCAATCTGCCTGCTTCTTCTTTTATTGAATATGGACTTACACCTGCTCTTGAATTGGGAATTCTTAACGGCACATCAGGTAGTGCAAATCATACGGTAACACTTTCAGGTGCATCACCTTCTCAGGTGTATTATGTAAAGGCATTTTCTGTAAATGGAAATGATACCGCAACAGCTACTGTTAAAATTTACATCACGGCCTCACTTTCAAGCGGTGATATGAAAGTTTATTTTAATAAGGCAGTCAACAATAGCTATGCATGGACACCTGCAAACAATGCTATACAATTGCCGGGAGCTTTTCAGGATACCATTGCAGCATATATCAACCGATCACAAATGAGTGTAGATATTGCAATTTATAATTTTGAAAACAGTGGAACATCACAGATTGTACAGGCTATTAATGATGCAGACAACAGAGGTGTTGCAGTAAGAATTATCTATGATGGCGGAAATGCCAACAGTGGGTTGGCATTGTTGAACCCGACAATAAATATGCTTCCATCGCCAACTACACCTCCGGGTTATTATTCCATCATGCATAATAAGTTTGTTGTAATTGACGCCAAATCAAGTGATGCAAACAACCCTATTGTGATTTCCGGATCAACCAATTTCACAAATGCTCAACTCAATAATGATGCAAATAATTTATTGATTGTACAGGATAAGTCACTTGCAATTGGTTATACAATGGAATTTGAAGAAATGTGGGGTAGCAATGTACTTCAGCCCAATTCTGCCAATTCCAAATTTGGACCGGATAAGAAAGACAACACGCCTCATGAATATAATATTGGCGGCAATCGAGTAGAGTCTTATTTCAGTCCATCTGATAATGTAAACAATCAAATAATGACAACTGTTGAATCTGCAGATCAGCAAATGCAGTTTGCTTTATTGGTGTTTACCCGATTTGATGTTGCTTATGTTGCCGAAGACCGTATTTTAAATCATGGTGTAGATGCCTATGGCATAGTTGATGACACTGGCAGTGGTGGTGGACAGGCATACAGTATTCTGAATGCTGTTATGGGTTCAAAATTGATGCTTTACAATCATTCAACACAAACCGGATTGTTGCACCACAAATACCTGATTGTTGATCAGAATAATCCTTCAAGTGACCCATTGGTGCTGACAGGGTCGCATAACTGGAGTACAACTGCCAATCAGAAAAACGATGAAAATACTTTAATCATACATAACAGAAACATTGCCAATCAGTACTATCAGGAATTTGTAAGACGATTTACTGATAATGGCGGTGTGCTTGGTTTGAATGAATCAGAACAGGGCATGACAGTAACCTTGTATCCCAATCCTGCATCTGAAAATTTATTTATTAGTCTTAGTCATACACATGAGAATAATTACCAATTCGAGCTTTTTGACGTTGCCGGTAAAAAGGTAATGCAAATGAAACTGCAAGAAGGCAATTCCGGGATGATTTCTTTAGGAAGATTGAACAAAGGCATCTATTTCTATAAGGTTAGAGGCGAAAAAGTGATGAATTCAGGCAAACTGATTATCAATTAG